ATCAACATAAAGGATAATGCACTTATAAGTAAGATTTTCCTACGGCCAAAGCTATCCGATAATATTCCAAGAATCACCTGGCCAATTCCGTAGCCTAGTAAATACAAGCTGACAGTAAATTGGACCAAGTTAGTTCTGGTATGAAAATAATTGGTGATAATAGGTAAGGAAGGTACATATAAATCTACTCCAAGGCCTATGAGAAATGGAACTATAAATGCTAAAAAATATATGTTTCGTTTTTGTGATATTGAATATGAAATATTCACTAAAATACATCTTCTTTCTATAGTTTGATTATTTACTCTAAATTGTATATAATTATTATAATAAAAGTAAGTATGCACTTTATAGTAAGATACTATATAAAAGGAGAGTATTATGAAAAAATGGTCATCGGATGAAGGAAAATGTCCAATATCTTATACATTGTCAGTAGTGGGAGGCAGATGGAAATGGCTTATATTATATAAACTATTTCAAAATAAAATACTGCGATATGGTGAAATAAAAAGGCATATACCTTCAATTACCCACAAAATGCTTAGTCAGCAGCTAAAGGAATTGGAAGCTGAAAAATTAGTTTATAGAAAAGAATATCATCAAATACCACCTAAAGTAGAATATTCTTTAACAGAAAAAGGTGAAACTTTAATTCCCATATTGTCACTTATGTCGGAATGGGGTGAAAAAAATAGAATTGATGTAGTTACAAATATTCACAATTAGCAAGATTATTAATTAATACGATGTAAAAGTATACTATATTTCTAAACTGCTTCTTATAATTCTTTCAGTAAGTTTTAAATAGTTCCCTCTGTACTCAATACTTTTTTTAGAAATAAGTATAGCCATTCCGTGGACTAAACTCCACATACTTAAAATTTTATCTATGTATAAATCTTTATCTAAGTTTATTATTTCAAAATATTTTTTTGAGCTGTGAATAAAAACTGAAAAGGCGCTATTTTCTTTGCACTCATAAAATATATTATCTTTAATTTTTATAGAGTAGGGATTATCCGACAAAAACATAAATTTTAAATACTCAGGATTTTCCACCATAAATCTTACATAGGCCTTTCCTATCTCAATAATCTGTAGTTTGGGGGCATTTTTGTACAAGGAGGCAACTTCTGATAGTGCTGAATAGAACTTTTTTGAAACTTCTTCATTTATTGCATTTACAAGTTCATCTTTATCCCTAAAATGTTTATAGGGGGCAGTGTGACTTACTCCACACATACTTGCAACTTTTCTTAGAGAAAAGCCTTCAAGTCCTTTTTGGTTTAAAAGTAATAATCCATTTTCTATAAGCTGTTGTTTTAAATCACCATGATGATATGATTTTTTGTCCATAGTATGTCCTCCTAGAGTATAATAATGTGTAGTCAAATTTTATTTTATCAATAATGTTTAATTGTTTAGAATTTTCATATTTATTTAGTTTTAGATAAATTATTTAAAACTATAGCTTTTACTATATCATAAGAAATTATATCACTAAATGTTGACAGCGTAAACTTTGTATTTTATAATTTATCTAAAGTTTGCAGTGTCAACATAATTATAGTGGAGGTTTTTATGAAAATTCTATTGATAAGTGATGAATACAATGATATTCCATTGAGAGATATTTTAAATAAAAAATTATTTGAAGCTTTCAGTAGTAAACAAAATGATTTTAAATCATACCTTGTGAAAGAAGAGGACTTAAAACCCTGTATTGGCTGTTTTAGCTGTTGGTTAAAGACTCCAGGTTTATGTGTAATAAAGGATCTTGGAAGAGATATCAGTAGAGATATTTTAAACTGTGATTTACTTATAATTGTTTCAAAAATAGCTTTTGGTTGTTATAGTCCCGCTATAAAAAGAATCCTAGATAGGCATATACCCTCAATACTTCCATTTTTAAAAATTGTTAATGGAGAAATGCATCATTCTTCCCGCTATAATAAATATCCTGAAATTGTAGTTTTAGGATATGGTGAAGATGTAACTATAGAGGAAGAAAAAACTTTAAATCAACTAGCTGATGCAAATGCTGTGAATCTGCAGAAAAAGAAAGCAAAAACATATATTTGCAGAAGTGAAAAAGAGATAGATTCGATTATGAAGGTTGTATTTGTACACATAGAAAATATGGGAGGGAAGTTTAATGGGTAAGGTTTATATAATAAACGGTAGTCCTAAAATTAAGAAAGATAACAATTCTCAATATTTTATAGATGAATTTTTAAAGTTATTAGAGGACACTAATTTACAAATAGAACAGACTATTATCAGTAGAGGTTACTATGAAGATATATATCCAAAACTTATGGAAAGCGATATTATAATCTTTACAGCTCCACTATATGTAGATTCCATACCATCCCATTTACTAAGCTTTATGATAGGATTAGAAAGATATATAAAACAATCAAGAGCTTCAGAAGATATTTCTACTAAAGTATATGCTATATTTAATTGTGGTTTTTTCGAAGGATATCAAAATAGAATAGCCCTGGACATAATGAGAAATTTTTGCCATAAAGTTGGTTTTACTTGGAGATTTGGAATAGGAATAGGGGCAGGAGAATTTATGGGACCATCTAAAAATATACCTTTAAAGAGTAAAGGAAAGGAAGATACTTTTAATGCACTATTGGAACTTAAAAAAGATATAGTAAATAATAGTCTGGATATTAAAAACAATATATATACTTCTCCTAAAATGCCAAGATTTATATTTCAGTTAGCTGGTAATATAGGATGGATTAAGCAGGCAAAGAGTAATAGAGTGAGCATAAGGGGAATTTATGCTAAACCATATGTTAAAAAGTTGTAAAATTCAGATGGAGTAAAAGAATCTCCATCTGAATTAAGAACTTGCTTAAATATGCTATAATGTATTCAGAGTGCGAGCTGTGAAACAGCACGCAAATGTGTGTTGTTTCCTCTTGATAACGGAATTAAATCTGTTTTCATTAGTAAGCTATTAACATATAGTAGGGCAATCCTACCAGGTAGAACTTAACCAGTAGCCTGTACCTAGTTCCTTGGAGCCGAAATGGTAACATTAGGTTTAAGTGTAGGGCGGGGAGCAAACGAGCCGAAACGAAAGTGAAGCTATTGAGCCACGAAATTATTATTTAAATGAAGAGGTCGATACTGTTCTAGTGGTAGCAGACAATATTTTATGAATCGTTATGGTGAGATTTGTAAAACTCTTCCGAGGTCTGAGGGCTTGGCGAGTTTGATGATAAGTATGTTAATAGAACAGCTGAGATCCTATAATGTCTGAAAAAAAAAATCAGTATGCAAAATCAAGCGAGGGAACTAGTAAGATGAGCAAAAGCATTATAGGAAGTCCGACTAATTCATATTACTGTAGAAACCTATGAAAGTAGGTGGAGGAAAGGGATTAGCACAACATAGCTTCAAGTAAAACGAAATCTTGCAGACAGGAGAGCTGAAGAACATGGTGAATTACATTGTTGAAGCTGACATAAAAGGATTCTTCAATAATGTAAACCATGAATGGCTGATAAAGTTCCTGGAGCATCACCGATACTTGCAAATATATATTTACACTATGTATTAGATAATTGGTTTGACGTTAAGGTCAAACGAAAGTGTAATGGTGAAGCATATTTAATTCGATACTGTGACGATTTTGTATGTTGCTTTCAGAACAAATGGGAAGCAGAAGAATTCTATCAAAGACTAATAGAAAGATTTGAGAAATTTGGATTGGAATTGGCTTTGGAGAAAACAAAGATATTGGAATTCGGGAGGTTTTCCAGGCGAAATAGAGCAAATCGAGGGTTAGGTAAACCCAAAACTTTTGATTTTCTAGGATTTACATTCTATTGTAGTGAAAATGATAAGAAAGAATTCTTTCGTTGCAAGGTTAAGACTAGTAAGAAGAAATTGCGAAGTAAAATCAAGACAATGAAGGAATGGATTAAGAATAATCGAATAATGCCTGTAGTAGGTCAATTGATTAAGAAAATCAATCAAAAACTTAGAGGACACTACCAGTATTATGGGGTTACCGATAATACACGAAGTGTGAAGAGTTATCAGAATGTGGTCAAATGGTTGATGTTTAAATGGCTTAATAGAAGAAGTCAAAGAAGAAGTTACACACTTGATGCATTTTACAATGGACTATTGAAAACTTTTCCGTTATTAGAACCAACAACAAATGTAAGCTTATTCTATAGATGATTAAAATATGATGTGAAGAGCCGTATGCCTTAATAGGGCAAGTACGGTTCCGTCGAGGAACATGGGCGGTAACGCCCTTGTTTACTCAAGAGATAAATGGTATTTAGGTTGCCACCTCCCAGATTATTTATCTTTTTACAATGGAAAGCTGTTATGGGACTGACAACAGAGGAGGTGGCTGAATGAGTGATAAACTTTCTATAACTGCTATGGTATGCGTTACTTTAGTAGCTCTTGTATTAGGTGTAGTAGGCATATTTGCTATACTTGCTTATTTAAAAGACAAGGCCTCATTAAAATTAAAGACTAAAGCTAAAACTTTGGTTAATAATGAAGTGGCTATTGATATAGAAGATACTCAAAAAAAGTAAAAAGATGCTTTCGCACAGCACCTTTTACTTAACCTGATTAATTAAAATCCAATAAGCTCATAACAGCTTTTCTATTTATATTATAACATAGGATTATGATTTTTAAACATATTTTTTATAATTTTAGATAAAAGTATTAATTAGTTTTGAGTTTAAATGATTATAGATTCAATAAAAATAAGGCTTTCTGAGATTAGTATAGAGGGGCTTTTTTATTATTTGAATTTTGTAATTCAGGATAGATTTTGATTAGATCATACGGTGTATATGGGCTATATTTTATGTATAATAATGGATTGTATAGAATATTATGATATACTTTATATATGAATTAAGTAGAAATCATAAGATATTAATAATTTTATTATTAAGTAAATTATATAATAAGTGTTTGCAGGAGTGATTAACTTGAACAATATTAGAAGTATAGAAAGAACTTTAGATAATTATAGTAACCATAATAATAAATTTTTTTGGATTAATATATAAATTGTAGTTAGGCGATTTTATAATTTAATACAAAGGAGAGTTGAGATGATTTTCAGAAAAAGGATAATATTTATTGCTATTATAATTATGATAGTTAGTTTATTTATTGGCTGTGGCAATGGTGCTGTGAATAACATTTATAATGATAATAATAGAATAAAAAGTGAAGCTGATACTTTTTCATTAGATGAAAGTGAGGAAACAATAGAATCGGGAGTATATAAAGGAAAGTTGAAATTAAGCGGAAGTGGAACTATTTGGACATATGAAAGTAATGAAGATATTGATTTGAAAGTTCCGTATACCTTATCTGTAAAAAACGGAAAAGCAAAAATTGTTTTAATATCCCCTGATAATAAAGTTATTAATCTTGTAGAAAACACAAACAAGGCAACTATAGATGGGACAACATCATTAACTGTGCCAATAAAAAAAGGTGACAATCGTATAAAAGTAGTAGGTTACGGAAAAGCAGATATTGATATTGAATTGCATATAGAAAAAGGTATATTTGAAAAAATAAGTTTTTAAAAAGATTTGAACGAACAGATTTTATTATGGAGATTAATACTAAAAAATTATTTATATAAATGGAGGATCTAATGAAGAAAAGTATAAATATATTATTAATTGCTTTACTTTTTTGGTTTACACTAGACATTACAGGATTTTCCCTGGGAAAATTCCATTTAGTTGAAAGTCCCGGTATACTAAGTGCTGATGCCTTTTGGTGGATAATTTTTGTAGCTTGCTCTATATTATTTTTATTAAAAGAAAAACAAGGAAAATATGTGTTATCAATATTTCTTGCAGCTTGGGCTGTAATTCAATATTCTTCACATTGGAATTATACAATCTTTGGGGCAACGGAAATAAAATTAAAAGGATATAATGAGTACTTTGCAAATACATATCATATTATTCCAGCATCTGATAATATACTTATACCAGATTTATATCATATAATTCTACATATATTGATAATATCATTACTTGTTTTAATAATAATTTATATATTGAAACAAAGAAACGTAAAAATTTCTAATTAATAATTTAAATATAAAAAATCAATCCAAATAAGAAAGGAAAAAATTATGAATATAGATATAGAGAAAAATGAATTTGATTCAGAATTTAGTAATGTGAAATATATGCCAGAAGACAATATAGTATTTCTTACATGGAAAAAATACTGCTGTTATGATGACTATAGAAATCCAACAACTTTTTCTTTGGAATTACTTAGAAAACACCCGAATAGTAATTTTGTTGTAGATGCAAGAAATGGATTTGAAGATGAAAAAGAAGATACAGAATGGGGATTTTCTGTATTGCTTCCAGCTATGTCAAATACAGATTGTAAAAATGTTGTATTCATCATGAACGAAGTAAATGAAATAGAAGAAGAGATGGATATGTGGACAAAAGAATTTATGAAGTATTTCACAGTGAGGAAAGTTAAATGCTATGAGGATGCGATAAAATTTATAGTTGAATAATGAATATAGTAGCAATATAAATTATTTGTTATCTTCTTATAGATATTTAATATACAATTGGGAAAGGAGTTAAATAAAATTAAAATGAATAAATTGGATTTAATATTATATATAAAGACTGGCAATATTAGCAGTCTGTTATATTTAATGGCTTTATTAATCATTTTAATCCCAATAACTATAGTTTTTGTTACTGACGTTCCTTTTAGTTCAACTTTTAGTAAAATATCTATAAATACAGCATTTGCTTTTGTCATGGCAGGAAAAATTCTTACATTAATTAAAAAGAAGAAAACAGACAAGAATATATTTGTAGATATTGGGATACTTATAGGAATTTTTATGGCTTTTATATTTAACCTGACTAACTTGGCGTAAGTCTCCCACGCACTCCGTACAGCGATTCACATAAAATCGAAGAGAAGATTTTGGTTCTTTGCTTTTCTTCAAGTGGGAGTTCAACGCCAAGTAAGCCATGCATTTGCAGTTCTAAAATTCAGGATTGGGTAAAAGAATCACCACCTGAATTAAGAACTTGCTTCAATATGTTACAATATCTCTAGAAAGTAGAAGAATTTTGCTATTAATTTCATAGTATTTATAATATTCATATTGAACAAAATAATGGGGTAATACTGTAATTGAATTCTTATTATTTTAAGGAGGTAATAATATGAGTGAAAAACACTGTCCTTCTTGTGGAAGTCAACAGGAAAAGGAAAAGAAAGAAAATAATTCTGGAACTAAACATAGTAAAAAAGTAAATAAAAAAGATTGATATTAATTTATTTAATAAAAGGGCGCAATTCTCTGA
This genomic window from Clostridium pasteurianum DSM 525 = ATCC 6013 contains:
- a CDS encoding reverse transcriptase domain-containing protein, with translation MADKVPGASPILANIYLHYVLDNWFDVKVKRKCNGEAYLIRYCDDFVCCFQNKWEAEEFYQRLIERFEKFGLELALEKTKILEFGRFSRRNRANRGLGKPKTFDFLGFTFYCSENDKKEFFRCKVKTSKKKLRSKIKTMKEWIKNNRIMPVVGQLIKKINQKLRGHYQYYGVTDNTRSVKSYQNVVKWLMFKWLNRRSQRRSYTLDAFYNGLLKTFPLLEPTTNVSLFYR
- a CDS encoding flavodoxin family protein, giving the protein MGKVYIINGSPKIKKDNNSQYFIDEFLKLLEDTNLQIEQTIISRGYYEDIYPKLMESDIIIFTAPLYVDSIPSHLLSFMIGLERYIKQSRASEDISTKVYAIFNCGFFEGYQNRIALDIMRNFCHKVGFTWRFGIGIGAGEFMGPSKNIPLKSKGKEDTFNALLELKKDIVNNSLDIKNNIYTSPKMPRFIFQLAGNIGWIKQAKSNRVSIRGIYAKPYVKKL
- a CDS encoding winged helix-turn-helix transcriptional regulator, which codes for MKKWSSDEGKCPISYTLSVVGGRWKWLILYKLFQNKILRYGEIKRHIPSITHKMLSQQLKELEAEKLVYRKEYHQIPPKVEYSLTEKGETLIPILSLMSEWGEKNRIDVVTNIHN
- a CDS encoding NAD(P)H-dependent oxidoreductase, giving the protein MKILLISDEYNDIPLRDILNKKLFEAFSSKQNDFKSYLVKEEDLKPCIGCFSCWLKTPGLCVIKDLGRDISRDILNCDLLIIVSKIAFGCYSPAIKRILDRHIPSILPFLKIVNGEMHHSSRYNKYPEIVVLGYGEDVTIEEEKTLNQLADANAVNLQKKKAKTYICRSEKEIDSIMKVVFVHIENMGGKFNG
- a CDS encoding TetR/AcrR family transcriptional regulator, which codes for MDKKSYHHGDLKQQLIENGLLLLNQKGLEGFSLRKVASMCGVSHTAPYKHFRDKDELVNAINEEVSKKFYSALSEVASLYKNAPKLQIIEIGKAYVRFMVENPEYLKFMFLSDNPYSIKIKDNIFYECKENSAFSVFIHSSKKYFEIINLDKDLYIDKILSMWSLVHGMAILISKKSIEYRGNYLKLTERIIRSSLEI